One part of the Dysidea avara chromosome 10, odDysAvar1.4, whole genome shotgun sequence genome encodes these proteins:
- the LOC136236587 gene encoding regulator of G-protein signaling 12-like — translation MDYTFRLRENRSSSPVKLTRQTAHSVEIIREENEKGKLGGFGFTLLYEKPPIVGTVTPNSPAERAGLKCKEVIISVNDIPVEDLSHKEVVKLIENTPSTGVWLTVREPDSQSETPDGFSGVLKRTASVSVPGFSPEDYHKLDHRSRSSSFGRSYRHHSPSPTRSSTNLHIRQSSFDEMRRTSDAGRTSSPSKLMVSSRVSSSHSLGTSSPRSGSLPRAPIRATVLVQYIGPVEMPQKWSSRGMSSRCIRECTKRIVSERREYVPLEVYLDLGLSNLKLLNSNKNTLVHYGRKELYYCGVHLDDDHYFGIVTRHSKLLDEMGQSVSTVMSETTHPKTIHRCHVFRIIPPDKAVEMQVQYSGAGNFHQTVKVTNAHAIVQVVREIYNQEMSTDQQQRPLSTGSQDLKVPDFNLSGLSGASASSEGSSTSSLSTTSGSSSPQSHRKKHVVDLTPRHSTAFEVEDGKFSRRRESLERHFYGWKSSLTPERDMYSSSVPHFSMPPKWTPSPESFKHHRYEDLDRFPNLLNKRDSFSSSNWSGPSGGSEAYFQVADPQPQPPAPVYATVNKPKGAAPLVRQSSDSSLCVPAAESTTTDSVTGEVTAKRSGLPAKNGPTSSSMTSLWSTTTAGEEPQGRVAGWAASFDRLLQDPIGLRYFMTFLKQEHSEENLLFWLACDEFKKTVKAIPSMLAPSSEKLFNDFVDPVISVQEVNIDDKFRKDLEGRLKTPSVDMFDEVQHQVYRLMRMDSFPRFTRSEAFKELLVQDLEGKRLPVIDVTPYVETTTTPQQTEPAKPKTITRANSTKERHWSLFGRKSRTEHDMQDDDKKKKDFKRKGSKKEVHHPAEQRQSLPQDQDEQGHRQWLNEKLSNVFEIVLTGNITKLVPVPKSGTVRDALVPLLTRQKYSFETVDIKLAASLQSVDLDMPASTLDGQHLVVIQRPDTFTVTLPNSELLLPADGQKTARDICIPALTKEGLDPSSVVLYVLGSRVPLDLNIPGYLLKGQRVVVKMVANFVGPISAIPQDTNTNNVNDDNPLASTSSATDMEDLLEMLMRVQGDTLDQQRSAEPTPEPIVPGNSSHKNSPSGLVTSSRSSSANSSQRDCDTPSPYKSELAPARPGSRSKRHASGNDAVDHSRKVISPLEHRHTQSGSVPSLDLSSYSPLPTSPPAALSQESDVRQQDDRTSVSSQDQQVEMRDLRSKSASPSLDKIQVRRELKDWVASKSDYSRSRQQQQQPPPLHGKLSLPASTGIRYQHHSSPPPPLTRTEHRSEANRRSFNSSNSPTPPMVSPPGSVISSHTSNANSLDNWVMQADSKAAAPHHGNDRSRSPTTSSRYNHSRATMSPPRKDHYGRPIRQPVTYQTIQGWKARTQPGSYTGPASPGIQAPARRYSQGRPSMTDDRRLLMKGDELLQKELEETRAEQGSYHYATTVVAMNKHVPQHRQLPLSPPDSVSSIVSGSIPPQQQQRQQKHYISIAGSSTHETRV, via the exons ATGGATTACACGTTCAGGCTTCGTGAAAACAGGAGCTCCTCGCCGGTAAAGCTAACAAGACAAACAGCTCATTCAGTTGAAATTATACGCGAGGAGAATGAAAAGGGAAAGCTAGGGGGATTTGGATTTACGTTGTTGTACGAAAAGCCACCCATCGTTGGAACCGTGACACCAAATAGCCCGGCAGAACGGGCAGGTCTCAAGTGTAAAGAAGTGATTATATCTGTAAATGACATTCCGGTGGAAGACCTTTCCCACAAAGAGGTAGTCAAACTGATAGAGAACACGCCCAGTACTGGAGTGTGGCTAACCGTTCGTGAGCCAGATAGCCAAAGTGAGACTCCAGACGGATTTAGTGGTGTTTTGAAGCGTACTGCTAGTGTAAGTGTACCAGGATTTTCACCTGAAGACTATCACAAACTCGATCATCGGTCAAGGTCGTCTAGTTTTGGTCGTTCCTACCGCCACCACAGTCCCTCACCTACGCGTTCCTCAACTAATCTTCACATAAGACAAAGTTCCTTTGACGAAATGAGGCGCACTTCGGATGCAGGGCGGACTTCAAGTCCTTCAAAGTTAATGGTTAGTTCTAGAGTGTCAAGTTCTCACTCGTTGGGCACGAGTAGTCCTCGTTCCGGTTCTTTGCCAAGAGCGCCCATACGTGCCACCGTCCTTGTTCAGTACATTGGGCCAGTAGAGATGCCACAGAAATGGAGCAGTCGAGGAATGAGTTCTCGTTGTATTAGAGAGTGTACAAAACGAATTGTATCGGAAAGAAGGGAGTACGTTCCGCTAGAGGTATACTTGGATTTGGGCCTGAGTAATTTGAAACTTCTAAACAGCAACAAGAACACTTTAGTGCACTATGGAAGAAAAGAGTTGTATTATTGTGGTGTGCACTTAGATGATGACCATTACTTTGGAATTGTTACCAGACATTCCAAGCTGCTTGATGAGATGGGCCAGAGTGTGTCAACTGTGATGAGTGAAACTACTCACCCAAAAACGATACACAGGTGTCATGTGTTTCGTATCATACCCCCAGACAAGGCTGTTGAGATGCAGGTACAATATAGTGGAGCTGGCAATTTTCACCAAACTGTGAAGGTGACTAATGCTCACGCAATTGTCCAAGTTGTTAGGGAAATTTATAACCAAGAAATGTCAACTGACCAACAGCAGCGACCACTCTCAACTGGAAGTCAAGATCTTAAAGTACCAGATTTCAACTTGAGTGGTCTAAGTGGCGCGTCTGCAAGCAGTGAAGGCAGTAGTACTTCAAGTTTGTCTACCACTTCTGGCAGCAGTTCACCACAGTCACACAGAAAGAAACATGTCGTTGACTTAACACCCAGACATAGTACAGCTTTTGAAGTTGAAGATGGGAAGTTTTCTCGACGTAGGGAAAGTTTAGAAAGACACTTTTATGGGTGGAAGAGTTCACTAACTCCAGAAAGAGACATGTACTCATCATCTGTGCCACATTTTAGTATGCCGCCCAAGTGGACACCCTCACCAGAATCATTTAAACATCATCGCTATGAAGATCTAGACCGTTTTCCCAATCTGTTAAACAAGAGAGACTCTTTTTCTAGTTCCAATTGGAGTGGACCCAGTGGAGGCAGCGAGGCATACTTCCAAGTTGCAGACCCACAACCTCAGCCACCAGCCCCAGTGTACGCCACTGTCAATAAACCAAAAGGTGCAGCACCATTAGTGAGACAG TCCTCAGATAGTTCCCTGTGTGTGCCAGCAGCAGAATCCACTACAA CTGATAGTGTTACAGGGGAGGTGACTGCCAAACGTAGTGGACTGCCAGCTAAGAATGGTCCAACGAGCAGCAGTATGACCAGTTTGTGGAGCACGACGACGGCTGGCGAGGAACCACAAGGACGTGTAGCAGGGTGGGCAGCATCTTTTGACAGACTACTACAAGATCCTATTGGACTACGTTATTTTATG ACATTTCTTAAACAAGAGCATAGCGAAGAGAATTTGTTATTTTGGCTCGCCTGTGATGAATTTAAGAAGACAGTTAAAGCAATTCCAAGCATG CTTGCACCTTCTTCTGAGAAGCTATTTAATGATTTCGTGGATCCCGTGATTTCCGTCCAAGAGGTTAACATTGATGATAAATTCAGGAAGGATCTTGAAGGACGTCTGAAAACGCCTTCTGTTGACATGTTTGATGAAGTACAACATCAG GTATATAGATTGATGAGAATGGATAGTTTCCCAAGATTTACAAGGTCTGAAGCATTCAAGGAATTGTTGGTCCAAGATTTGGAGGGAAAACGGTTGCCAGTGATAGATGTGACACCTTATGTTGAGACCACCACCACTCCACAACAAACTGAACCTGCCAAGCCCAAGACAATAACCAGGGCCAACAGCACTAAG GAGCGACACTGGTCTCTTTTTGGTCGCAAGTCTCGCACAGAGCATGACATGCAGGATGATGATAAAAAGAAAAAGGATTTCAAAAGGAAAG GAAGCAAGAAGGAGGTACACCATCCAGCCGAACAGAGACAATCATTACCACAGGATCAAGATGAACAAGGA CATCGACAGTGGCTCAATGAAAAGCTAAGCAATGTGTTTGAGATTGTCCTTACTGGGAACATAACTAAGCTGGTACCTGTACCAAAGTCTGGCACTGTCAGAGATGCACTGGTGCCGTTGTTGACGCGACAGAAGTACTCCTTCGAGACAGTAGACATCAAATTAGCAGCCTCATTACAG TCTGTTGATTTGGACATGCCAGCAAGCACGCTGGATGGACAACACTTGGTGGTTATACAGCGTCCAGATACTTTCAC AGTTACTTTGCCCAATTCAGAACTGCTACTTCCAGCTGATGGGCAAAAGACAGCTAGAGATATCTGCATCCCGGCATTGACCAAAGAAGGGCTCGATCCAAGCAGCGTTGTGTTGTACGTG CTTGGCTCTCGTGTTCCACTGGATTTGAACATTCCTGGTTACTTGTTGAAGGGGCAGAGAGTTGTTGTTAAGATGGTGGCTAATTTTGTTG GCCCAATCTCTGCGATACCACAGGACACAAACACTAACAATGTCAACGATGATAATCCTCTGGCCAGTACCTCAAGTGCCACTGACATGGAAG ATTTACTAGAGATGTTAATGCGTGTACAAGGAGACACATTGGATCAGCAAAGGTCAGCAGAGCCCACACCAGAACCAATTGTCCCTGGTAATTCATCTCACAAGAACTCTCCTTCTGGTTTGGTCACTTCATCACGAAGTAGTTCTGCTAACTCGTCTCAGAGAGACTGTGACACTCCATCACCTTATAAATCTGAACTGGCACCTGCTAGACCTGGTAGTCGATCTAAGAGACATGCTTCAGGGAACGATGCTGTTGATCACAGTCGTAAAGTGATTTCACCATTGGAGCATCGGCATACACAGAGTGGATCTGTGCCATCATTAGACTTGTCTTCTTATAGTCCATTACCTACTTCACCACCTGCAGCACTCTCACAGGAGTCAGATGTCAGACAGCAAGATGATCGTACTTCTGTCAGCAGTCAAGACCAACAAGTCGAAATGCGTGACTTACGCAGTAAAAGTGCCAGCCCTTCTCTTGATAAAATACAAGTGCGACGTGAACTAAAAGATTGGGTGGCATCAAAAAGTGATTATTCTAGAAGtagacaacaacaacaacaaccaccACCTTTGCATGGTAAACTATCATTACCAGCTTCTACTGGAATTAGGTATCAACACCATTCTTCACCTCCGCCACCTCTGACTAGAACTGAGCATCGATCAGAGGCAAACAGAAGAAGCTTCAACAGTTCCAACTCTCCCACTCCACCGATGGTTAGCCCACCCGGTTCAGTGATCAGCTCACATACCAGTAATGCTAACAGTTTGGATAATTGGGTGATGCAGGCGGACAGCAAAGCTGCTGCTCCTCATCATGGAAATGATCGATCACGATCTCCAACTACAAGTAGTAGATACAATCACTCAAGAGCAACAATGTCGCCACCTCGGAAGGACCACTACGGGAGACCAATCAGACAGCCAGTgacatatcagacaattcaagGTTGGAAGGCACGCACACAACCTGGTTCGTACACAGGACCAGCCTCCCCTGGAATTCAGGCACCTGCACGACGCTACAGCCAAGGCAGACCATCGATGACAGACGACAGAAGATTATTAATGAAGGGTGATGAACTGTTACAGAAAGAACTTGAAGAGACAAGGGCTGAGCAGGGCAGCTACCATTATGCCACTACAGTGGTTGCAATGAACAAACACGTCCCCCAACATAGACAACTTCCCTTAAGTCCACCAGACTCTGTTTCATCCATTGTGTCAGGTTCAATTCCTCCACAACAACAGCAAAGACAACAGAAACATTATATCAGCATAGCTGGCTCAAGTACTCATGAAACACGTGTGTAA